The region TGCCCTGCTGGGCAAACATTTCACGCAGACGATGCATCTGGCTGTCCAGCGCCTCACGCACCCCGGCGTGACCACTGACGAAGTTGACCTGTGCCGCCTGGTCGGCACTGATATTGACCCGAATATCCAGACGGCCCAGTTCCGCAGGCTCCAGCTGGATATCCGCCGACTTGAGGTTGGCGCTGGACAGGTACATCACCCGATTGACCACTTCTTCAGACCAACCACTCTGATGCATGGCCAATGGCTGATTGACCGGCAGCGCATGGGTGGTTTTGGGCACCGCCGCCTGCGTCAGTGCCGCCAGGCGATTGGCAAAATCATCGACTCGGGTATCGCTGGAGGCATTCGCCAGATCCTTCAGCCCATCGTCAACCAGCCCTTTGAATGCCTTCTCCCCACCTTCCCCGCTGGTCGCGGCATCTGCTTGCGAGTCGACCAGCATGGCGATCCCGCTGGTCTGACCCTGAGCCGCAACCGGTGCATTGTCGGGGGTGCCGGGCTTGACAGACGCCTGACTGCTGGCCGAAACATGCCCGCCCTGCTCCATTGCCAGGCGTACCGCCGGCAGGTTGTCGAGGGGATCGGCTTCGGGATCGAATGTTTCATCCGTCACGGTGGGCGGCGGCACTGCCACGGCCAGCCATTGCGGCGCCTGGAGCTCGGGTTGCGGCGACACGCTGTCGGGCGGTGTATCGGTTACAGGCACCGTCGGTGTTTGCACAGCCCCCGGCGCCACAACACCCGCCTCATCCACGGAGGCGGCGGTGTCGGCATCCTGATCAGTGCCGGCCGTGCCCTTGCCGGCAGGCAAGGGCTTGCCGCTATCGGCAACGTCAGGTGACCTGTCTGCTGGCGCGTCCTTGCTCACCTCGACCTTGTGTGCAACGCCCCCAGACTTGCCCTCTGACGCCTTGGCATAAACCCGCGAAAAGTGCTCCGTCCCGGAACGGACGGGCTCGGCGGCCGGTGGCGCAGGGTTTGCCGCTGCTGACCGGGAGGCAGCAGAGGCAGGTGTCTGAAGCAGTGTTTGGGCAGCAAGGGGCATTGACAGGTCTCCGCTGTACGCTGGCTTAGGTACAGGTCAGAGACTTAGAGCAAGGTTCGGGCCAGTTTTGGCGCAATCAGCTGGAGGCGAGGTTGGGCGGCACGAGACGCTGGCGTTCGGCGCGGTAAAGCTGCCGTACCATTTGATATTCATCGTCGATTTTGATCACCAGCTCTTCGATGCCTGCCAGTTGCTTCTTCTGCGCACGCTCTTCAAGCAAGCCGCACAGGTGCGCCAGCCGAATGGCCCCCATGTTGCTGCTGCTGCCTTTGAAGCTATGGGCAACCAGCGTCAGAGCACCGGCTTCATTGGCATTGTGCAATTGCCCGAGGCGTTCTTCCGAGTCGGAAAGAAAGGTGTCCAGCAGGTCGGCAAACCCGCCTTCCATGACATCGCGCAACGCACTGACGACGTTTGAATCCATATGAATGTCAGACACTTGTTCACTCCTTGATCAAGAATGGGCGAAGTATGCCAGAGCCTCCCATGAAAACTCTATGGCCGCACTGCGACCATCGCCGGGGGGACGGCGGCTGGCCCAAGCGGGCCGACCAACGGTGTCGTTGCGCCGAAAGGATCAGTCAGCGTCCTGGCGTGACGAGCGCTGGGACAACTCGTCCATCAGCTTTTGTTCACGCTTGTCGTCGAGCTGCCGTGCTTCGTCGGCATAGCGCTGAACCAGCTTGCGCAACCCTTCGACCCGGGCATAGGCCTGCTGCCAGGTTTCACGGGCCTTGTTGAGATTGTTTTCATGCCACACCAGACTCTGGCGCTGCTGGCCGACGGCCGTTTCAAGCTGGTTGAGGAAGTACTGATAGTTGCGCAACCACTGTCCGCTCACGCCCTGACTGCCGCGCTCGACCCATTGCGACTGGTATTCGCCGCGATACTTCTCAAGGTCGCCGAGCTTGCTGTTCGCCAGATTGACCTGGCCTTGAAAGTGCCCCAGACGCTGGGCGGCCGCGCGCTCTGCCTTCTCGGCCATGTCCACCACCGGCGCCAGGCGCGCCGCCCTTCCTCCACTGGCCATAACGGATTAGCCACCCGCTGCCGGCGCGAAAATCGAGCCCAGGTGACCACCACTCTCAGCCAGGCTGACGTTGTCGTTCAATCCTTGGCGCAAGTACGCCACCATCGCCGGCTGCAAGGCAATCGCCGTGTCGGTTTCGCGGTCACCGCCGGGTACGTAGGCACCGACGCTGATCAAGTCCCGCGCCTGCTGGAAGCGCGACCACAACTGCTTGAACTGCTGCGCCCGCCTCAGGTGCTCCTCGCTGACCACCGACGGCATCACCCGGCTGATGGACGCTTCAATATCGATGGCCGGATAGTGCCCCTCTTCCGCCAGGCGCCGGGACAGCACGATATGACCGTCGAGCACGCCCCGTGCCGAGTCGGCAATCGGGTCCTGCTGATCGTCGCCTTCGGACAGCACGGTATAAAACGCGGTAATCGAGCCGCCACCGGCTTCGGCGTTGCCGGCGCGCTCTACCAGTTTCGGCAGTTTGGCGAACACCGAAGGCGGATAGCCTTTGGTCGCCGGCGGCTCACCGATGGCCAGGGCGATTTCCCGCTGGGCCTGGGCGAATCGGGTGAGGGAATCCATCAGCAGCAGGACATTTTTACCCTTGTCCCGAAAGTATTCGGCAATCCGCGTGCAGTACATGGCGGCACGCAAACGCATCAAGGGCGCGTCATCGGCCGGCGATGCGACCACCACAGAACGCTTGAGCCCTTCTGCGCCGAGGCTGTGCTCAATGAACTCCTTCACCTCGCGGCCCCGCTCGCCGATCAGGCCAACCACAATGATATCGGCCTCGGTAAAGCGGGTCATCATGCCCAACAACACACTCTTGCCCACGCCAGTACCGGCGAACAGGCCCAGCCGCTGACCGCGGCCGACCGTCAATAAACCGTTGATGCTGCGAATACCCACGTCCAGCGGCACACTGATGGGGTCGCGCTTGAGCGGGTTGATGGTGGGGCCGTCCATGGGCACCCAGTCTTCAGCCTTCATCCCGCCCTTGCCGTCCAGCGGCCGCCCGGCACCATCCAGCACCCGGCCGAGCATGCTCATGCCCATCGGCAAACGACCGGTATCGGCCAAGGGCACCACCCGTGCTCCTGGCGCAATCCCGGCGACACTGCCCACTGGCATGAGGAAAATCTTGCTGCCGGAAAAGCCCATCACCTCAGCCTCAACTTCGACCGGATGAAAGCTGTCGTCGTTGATCACCAGGCAGCGGCTGCCCATGGCGGCGCGCAGGCCTTCGGCCTCAAGGGTCAGGCCGACCATGCGCAGCAGGCGGCCTTCGACCACCGGCTGTGCGGGCAACGACACCGCTGGCGCATAGCTGCTCAGGCGCTTGGCAAAGCTGGTGCGTCTAAGGCGCATCCGGCGCGTCCAGATCGATGTCCAGGTCCGCCGTAGCCGGGTGCAGCGACTGCTCATGCAACTGATCGAACAGCTGGCTCATGGCCTGGGTGATGCGGGTTTCGATGCTGGCATCGATCCGGCTGTGTTCGGTTTCAATGCGACAGCCACCCGGTTGCAGCGTGTCGTCTTCGACGATCCGCCAATGTTCGCCATGGCGTTCACGCAGGGCCTTGATCTGATCAAAGTCCTGGGGATTGATGAGCAGTCGGATATTCTCGGCGCCCATCGGCAACAGCTTCAGCCCCTCGCGCAGCACCTGCTCGATTTGCCGGGAATCGGTTTTCAATTCGCGCTGGATCACCTGCCGGGTGATGTGTTCGACCAGGCCGACCATGGCCTTTTCAAGTTGCTGGTCCTGCTCGGCCAGCGGCGCCAACAGGTTGCCCATCAAACGCTCAAGGCTTGCGACCTTGGCGCTCAAGGCCGTCTCGGCCTCCTGACGCACTTTAAGCTGAGTGCTGTGGAAGCCTTCCTTTTCACCCGTGGCAAAGCCTTCGTTCCAGGCTTCCTGGCGAATGCTCTCGAGTTCTTCGAGGGTCAGTGGCTGGACGTCCTCCAGCGGCACCTCCTCCATTTCCACCGGCGGCGCCTCAACCGGCTCGGGTTCCGGCTGCGGCTCAGGTTCGCAAGGCTCGCGCCACGGATCGAAGCTGGGCAACCCCCATACCTCGAAAGCACCCACATCCTTGGCGCGGATTACATCTGCCGGAGACTCGCCATTGCTCACTTAGATCATCTCTTCGCCGCCCTTCCCACCGAGAACGATTTCTCCGGCTTCGGCCATACGGCGGGCAATGGTGAGGATTTCTTTCTGCGCCGTTTCGACATCGCTGACGCGTACCGGCCCCTTGGCTTCGAGGTCATCGCGCAACAGTTCGGCCGCACGCTTGGACATGTTCTTGAAGATCTTTTCCTGAACGTTTTCGTCGGAACCCTTGAGGGCCAGCACCAGCACGTCCGAAGACACTTCGCGCAACAATGCCTGAATCCCGCGGTCGTCGACATCGGCCAGGTTGTTGAAGACAAACATGAGGTCTTCGATCTGGCCGGACAGGTCTTCGTCGACATCACGAATCGAGTCCATCAACTGACCTTCCATCGAGCTGTCGAGGAAGTTCATGATGTCGGCCGCTCGCTTGATCCCGCCCAAAGACGTGCGTGCGGCGTTGGAGTTGCCCGAGAACTGCTTTTCAAGAATCTGGTTCAGCTCTTTCAGCGCCGCCGGTTGCACCGTGTTGAGCGATGAAACCCGCAGGATGATGTCCAGCCGCGCTTTATGGTCAAAATGCCCCAGCACCTCGCCCGCCTGATCCGGGTCGAGGTAAGCCACCACAATGGCCTGGATTTGCGGGTGTTCGAAGCGAATTACATCCGCCACCGCTCGCGGCTCCATCCACTTCAGGCTGTCGAGGCCACTGGTATTGCCGCCCAGCAGAATGCGGTCGATCAGGCCATTGGCTTTGTCTTCGCCCAAGGCCTGAGTCAGCATTTTGCGGATATAACCGTCAGAACCCACGCCGAGGCTGGTCTGATCACCGACGATTTCGACGAACTCGCTCATCACCTGTTCAACTTGTTCGCGGTGCACGTTACGCATTTGCGCCATCGCCACACCCACCCGCTGGACTTCTTTGGGCCCCATGTGCCGCAGCACCTGGGCCGCATCGGTTTCACCCAGCGACAACAGCAAGATGGCGGCCTTGTCGACCCGACTCAGCTTGGCGTTAAGGGCAGCTCGGTTGTCACTCATCAGCGTTGATCCATTCTTTCACGACCTGAGCCACACGGCCCGGGTCTTCTGCTACCAGACTTTTGATCGCATTCAATTGAG is a window of Pseudomonas taetrolens DNA encoding:
- a CDS encoding flagellar hook-length control protein FliK; this translates as MPLAAQTLLQTPASAASRSAAANPAPPAAEPVRSGTEHFSRVYAKASEGKSGGVAHKVEVSKDAPADRSPDVADSGKPLPAGKGTAGTDQDADTAASVDEAGVVAPGAVQTPTVPVTDTPPDSVSPQPELQAPQWLAVAVPPPTVTDETFDPEADPLDNLPAVRLAMEQGGHVSASSQASVKPGTPDNAPVAAQGQTSGIAMLVDSQADAATSGEGGEKAFKGLVDDGLKDLANASSDTRVDDFANRLAALTQAAVPKTTHALPVNQPLAMHQSGWSEEVVNRVMYLSSANLKSADIQLEPAELGRLDIRVNISADQAAQVNFVSGHAGVREALDSQMHRLREMFAQQGMGQVDVSVSDQSRQWQGREQEHQEQARRGARPENSHEDELNIAPAQAVAPGIVLGSSAVDYYA
- a CDS encoding Hpt domain-containing protein; the encoded protein is MSDIHMDSNVVSALRDVMEGGFADLLDTFLSDSEERLGQLHNANEAGALTLVAHSFKGSSSNMGAIRLAHLCGLLEERAQKKQLAGIEELVIKIDDEYQMVRQLYRAERQRLVPPNLASS
- the fliJ gene encoding flagellar export protein FliJ; this encodes MASGGRAARLAPVVDMAEKAERAAAQRLGHFQGQVNLANSKLGDLEKYRGEYQSQWVERGSQGVSGQWLRNYQYFLNQLETAVGQQRQSLVWHENNLNKARETWQQAYARVEGLRKLVQRYADEARQLDDKREQKLMDELSQRSSRQDAD
- the fliI gene encoding flagellar protein export ATPase FliI, with amino-acid sequence MRLRRTSFAKRLSSYAPAVSLPAQPVVEGRLLRMVGLTLEAEGLRAAMGSRCLVINDDSFHPVEVEAEVMGFSGSKIFLMPVGSVAGIAPGARVVPLADTGRLPMGMSMLGRVLDGAGRPLDGKGGMKAEDWVPMDGPTINPLKRDPISVPLDVGIRSINGLLTVGRGQRLGLFAGTGVGKSVLLGMMTRFTEADIIVVGLIGERGREVKEFIEHSLGAEGLKRSVVVASPADDAPLMRLRAAMYCTRIAEYFRDKGKNVLLLMDSLTRFAQAQREIALAIGEPPATKGYPPSVFAKLPKLVERAGNAEAGGGSITAFYTVLSEGDDQQDPIADSARGVLDGHIVLSRRLAEEGHYPAIDIEASISRVMPSVVSEEHLRRAQQFKQLWSRFQQARDLISVGAYVPGGDRETDTAIALQPAMVAYLRQGLNDNVSLAESGGHLGSIFAPAAGG
- the fliH gene encoding flagellar assembly protein FliH translates to MSNGESPADVIRAKDVGAFEVWGLPSFDPWREPCEPEPQPEPEPVEAPPVEMEEVPLEDVQPLTLEELESIRQEAWNEGFATGEKEGFHSTQLKVRQEAETALSAKVASLERLMGNLLAPLAEQDQQLEKAMVGLVEHITRQVIQRELKTDSRQIEQVLREGLKLLPMGAENIRLLINPQDFDQIKALRERHGEHWRIVEDDTLQPGGCRIETEHSRIDASIETRITQAMSQLFDQLHEQSLHPATADLDIDLDAPDAP
- the fliG gene encoding flagellar motor switch protein FliG; this translates as MSDNRAALNAKLSRVDKAAILLLSLGETDAAQVLRHMGPKEVQRVGVAMAQMRNVHREQVEQVMSEFVEIVGDQTSLGVGSDGYIRKMLTQALGEDKANGLIDRILLGGNTSGLDSLKWMEPRAVADVIRFEHPQIQAIVVAYLDPDQAGEVLGHFDHKARLDIILRVSSLNTVQPAALKELNQILEKQFSGNSNAARTSLGGIKRAADIMNFLDSSMEGQLMDSIRDVDEDLSGQIEDLMFVFNNLADVDDRGIQALLREVSSDVLVLALKGSDENVQEKIFKNMSKRAAELLRDDLEAKGPVRVSDVETAQKEILTIARRMAEAGEIVLGGKGGEEMI